One part of the Deltaproteobacteria bacterium genome encodes these proteins:
- a CDS encoding MaoC family dehydratase translates to MIWLEEFAPGQKFVSKALRLDAAAIKAFATQFDPQPFHLDEAAARDSFFGGLAASGWHTAALSMRLLVESGFRPAGGIIGSRADELKWPRPVRPGDELHVQAEVLEVRRSDSRPNQGFIKCRTTTLNQKDEQVQVLVMNLLVQARPM, encoded by the coding sequence GTGATCTGGCTCGAGGAATTCGCTCCCGGACAGAAGTTCGTGTCGAAAGCGCTTCGGCTGGACGCAGCCGCGATCAAGGCCTTCGCCACCCAGTTCGATCCGCAGCCGTTCCATCTCGACGAAGCCGCTGCCCGCGACTCTTTCTTCGGCGGCCTGGCCGCGAGCGGATGGCACACCGCCGCGCTTTCCATGCGTCTTCTCGTCGAGAGCGGCTTCCGCCCCGCCGGCGGCATCATCGGCTCGCGCGCCGACGAGTTGAAGTGGCCGCGCCCGGTCCGGCCGGGCGACGAGTTGCACGTGCAGGCCGAAGTGCTCGAGGTGCGGCGATCGGACAGCCGGCCCAATCAGGGGTTCATCAAGTGCCGGACTACGACCCTGAACCAGAAGGACGAGCAGGTGCAGGTATTGGTAATGAACCTGCTCGTCCAAGCGCGGCCAATGTAG
- a CDS encoding TetR/AcrR family transcriptional regulator — protein MRRSREETARTRGKAVDAASRLFRERGIESVSVGDVMATLGMTAGGFYRHFESKQALAAEACTAAFAGSGLARQPARSPEAMLRRYLSKSHRDAPAGGCPLPALASDMARQPAAVRRAYTEGVHDALTRIQELAPAADYKARVALLTGMVGALALARAVNDEELSAAILRETQGFWIRALEQRS, from the coding sequence GTGCGCCGGTCGCGTGAGGAAACCGCACGCACCCGAGGCAAGGCGGTCGACGCAGCGTCGCGGCTCTTCCGCGAGCGCGGCATCGAGTCGGTCAGCGTGGGCGACGTGATGGCGACCCTGGGGATGACGGCCGGCGGTTTCTACCGTCACTTCGAGAGCAAGCAGGCGCTGGCCGCGGAAGCATGCACGGCGGCGTTTGCGGGATCGGGCCTCGCGCGACAGCCTGCCCGGTCGCCGGAAGCGATGCTGCGGCGCTATCTCAGCAAATCGCATCGCGACGCGCCGGCCGGCGGCTGTCCGCTGCCCGCGCTCGCTTCGGACATGGCGCGCCAGCCAGCTGCGGTACGGCGCGCTTACACCGAGGGCGTGCACGACGCTCTCACGCGCATTCAGGAGCTTGCGCCCGCTGCGGACTACAAAGCGCGAGTTGCGCTGCTGACGGGTATGGTCGGTGCGCTCGCGCTCGCGCGCGCGGTAAACGACGAGGAGCTGAGCGCGGCCATTCTGCGTGAAACGCAGGGCTTCTGGATCCGCGCGCTGGAGCAGCGGTCGTGA
- a CDS encoding SDR family NAD(P)-dependent oxidoreductase, translating to MSSPVALVTGVSSGIGNATARMLIERGYRVFGTARSESSPMPAKVERVLLDVRDAASIDAGVRELLAKAGRVDLLVNNAGGGMVGAVEETSLEQAKRLFDVNFFGAVRMTQAVLPAMRAQRSGRIVFMSSIVGFLPAPFMGFYSASKHALEGLAESLDHETRTLGIRAALVEPGFMRTNIGENRLLPGSVVDAYAAARDRAGESIRTRVSAGEDPSVVAQAVLEAATAEKPRLRYPVGKGAGLLARLRRYLPESIFDGALRKQFGLGSAGGSRAPVA from the coding sequence ATGAGCAGCCCAGTGGCGTTGGTGACAGGCGTGTCGTCGGGAATCGGAAACGCGACTGCCCGGATGCTGATCGAACGAGGATACCGGGTCTTCGGAACGGCCAGATCCGAATCGAGCCCCATGCCCGCCAAGGTGGAGCGCGTGTTGCTGGACGTGCGGGACGCCGCGTCGATCGACGCAGGTGTGCGCGAACTGCTGGCGAAGGCCGGGCGCGTCGACCTTCTCGTCAACAACGCCGGGGGCGGAATGGTCGGCGCGGTCGAAGAGACCTCGCTGGAGCAGGCGAAGCGATTGTTCGACGTGAACTTCTTCGGAGCGGTGCGCATGACGCAGGCGGTGCTGCCGGCAATGCGGGCGCAGAGAAGTGGCCGCATCGTCTTCATGAGCAGCATCGTCGGCTTTCTGCCGGCGCCATTCATGGGGTTCTACTCCGCTTCCAAGCACGCCCTCGAGGGACTCGCGGAGTCGCTGGATCACGAGACCCGCACGCTGGGCATCCGCGCGGCGTTGGTCGAGCCGGGCTTCATGCGCACCAACATCGGCGAGAACCGGTTGCTGCCGGGCAGCGTCGTCGATGCCTACGCCGCAGCGCGGGATCGGGCCGGCGAGAGCATCCGCACGAGAGTGAGCGCCGGCGAGGATCCTTCGGTGGTGGCGCAGGCCGTGCTGGAAGCAGCGACTGCCGAGAAGCCGCGCCTGCGCTACCCGGTGGGCAAAGGCGCCGGGTTGCTGGCGCGTCTGCGCCGATACTTGCCGGAGAGCATTTTCGACGGCGCGCTTCGCAAGCAGTTCGGGCTCGGCTCGGCGGGAGGCTCCCGTGCGCCGGTCGCGTGA
- a CDS encoding efflux RND transporter periplasmic adaptor subunit produces MPKIGASDRALELPGTVQPLQETVLFARASGYVRAWRADIGDKVKKSDVLAEIETPELDQELAQAQAQLLQTRAALTQAKANRDLAKANLARARRLAPSGVVSRAALEQSQAEAAVGEANVNVAGANIAAQQANIRRLDQLKAFAKVTAPFAGTITQRTIEIGALVTAGNSQPLFKIAAMDPARVFVQVPQDVAPGVRPGVSGNVTVREYPGRTFAGQVMRAAGELDPATRTMTTEIRVPNQDGALMPGMYAEVALTLPSSHRILELPATALISDARGQHAAVVDAQNKLHLVPVVVERDKGVTIEISSGLQGNERVAKLGSAAFVEGMAVEVTPPPGESQSAR; encoded by the coding sequence ATGCCGAAGATCGGGGCCAGCGATCGCGCGCTCGAGCTTCCCGGCACGGTGCAGCCGCTCCAGGAGACGGTCCTCTTCGCACGCGCAAGCGGTTATGTGCGCGCCTGGCGCGCCGACATCGGCGACAAGGTGAAGAAGAGCGACGTCCTCGCCGAGATCGAGACTCCGGAGCTCGACCAGGAGCTCGCCCAGGCGCAGGCCCAATTGCTACAAACCCGCGCCGCATTGACGCAGGCGAAGGCCAATCGCGACCTGGCCAAGGCGAACCTCGCCCGCGCCAGGCGACTCGCACCCTCGGGCGTCGTGTCGAGGGCAGCTCTGGAGCAAAGCCAGGCCGAGGCTGCGGTGGGCGAGGCCAACGTGAATGTCGCGGGCGCCAACATCGCGGCGCAGCAGGCGAACATCCGCCGCCTCGATCAGCTCAAGGCCTTCGCCAAGGTGACCGCGCCGTTCGCCGGGACCATCACACAGCGCACGATCGAGATCGGCGCATTGGTGACGGCCGGCAACAGCCAGCCGCTCTTCAAGATTGCCGCGATGGATCCGGCGCGAGTCTTCGTGCAGGTCCCCCAGGACGTCGCTCCCGGAGTGCGCCCGGGCGTCTCCGGCAACGTCACCGTCCGCGAGTACCCGGGGCGGACGTTCGCCGGCCAGGTCATGCGCGCGGCCGGCGAGCTCGACCCGGCGACGCGCACGATGACGACCGAGATCCGCGTCCCGAACCAGGACGGCGCGCTCATGCCGGGGATGTATGCCGAGGTGGCGCTCACGCTGCCCTCGTCGCATCGCATCCTGGAGCTGCCCGCGACGGCGCTGATAAGCGACGCCCGGGGTCAGCACGCGGCCGTCGTAGACGCCCAGAACAAGCTGCATCTGGTCCCGGTGGTGGTCGAGCGCGACAAGGGGGTGACCATCGAGATCTCGAGCGGGCTGCAGGGCAACGAGAGGGTGGCGAAGCTTGGGAGCGCGGCGTTCGTCGAAGGGATGGCGGTGGAAGTGACACCGCCACCGGGTGAGTCGCAGAGCGCGCGTTGA
- a CDS encoding GNAT family N-acetyltransferase yields the protein MRSWPTAARWTATTKNKPDVLPTVTHANAGGTSALHLPRERLRDVPVFAASANLRPRAAISQDDSRRTRHPRGMTNAAAVMTQRRFSASYCERATLTDGTSVELRPIRPADAPLLQAGLRQLSERTRYLRFHAPRGEFSPDELRLLTDVDGETHFALAAFTLQSQRLVAVGRFIRSSAAEAAAELALVVGDALQGKGLGRLLLSRLREAALEREVTRFTGTVLDENRPMRALLRKLGGRVGLASRGVCDIELALA from the coding sequence ATGCGATCGTGGCCCACGGCCGCGCGCTGGACAGCGACTACGAAGAACAAGCCTGACGTCTTGCCCACCGTCACGCACGCAAACGCAGGAGGCACATCGGCATTACACTTGCCTCGGGAGCGGCTCCGGGACGTCCCGGTTTTTGCAGCAAGCGCAAATCTGAGGCCTCGTGCTGCGATTTCGCAGGATGATTCCCGCCGCACGCGACATCCTAGGGGCATGACGAACGCCGCAGCGGTAATGACGCAGCGCAGGTTCAGCGCGAGCTACTGCGAGCGCGCCACACTGACAGATGGGACGTCCGTCGAGCTGCGGCCCATCCGCCCCGCCGATGCGCCGCTCCTGCAGGCGGGTCTTCGGCAGCTCTCGGAGCGCACGCGGTACCTGCGGTTCCATGCTCCGCGAGGGGAATTCAGCCCCGACGAGCTGCGCCTTCTCACCGATGTCGATGGCGAGACGCACTTTGCGCTGGCAGCGTTCACCTTGCAGTCCCAGCGGCTGGTGGCCGTCGGGCGCTTCATTCGCAGCAGCGCTGCCGAGGCTGCGGCAGAGCTCGCGCTGGTCGTCGGCGACGCTCTTCAAGGCAAGGGGCTGGGCCGGCTGCTGCTGTCGCGGTTGCGCGAGGCCGCGCTCGAGCGCGAGGTCACCCGCTTCACCGGGACGGTGCTCGACGAGAACCGCCCGATGCGCGCGCTGCTGCGGAAGTTGGGTGGCCGCGTCGGCTTGGCATCGCGCGGCGTATGCGACATCGAGCTGGCGCTGGCTTGA
- a CDS encoding LysR family transcriptional regulator, with protein sequence MVWKTGMLDHLRYFQAVARCGSLSAAARVLQISQPGLTAVIKQLEESFGTRLLVRLRTGVSLTTTGDELLRFANESLARLDEVEQRIKGLECDDVGNFVIGCHESLGAYFLPQWMTRFLEANPRIQLSLSNAPSTVVRGGTVERAVHFGLVVNPEPHPDLVQMKLFRDAVDLFVLADGAPTPDDLEAATERLRRGPLVFAGRILQSQQIIEKLAAMNALPSRLLPCGDLELVKSFALAGLGVAVLPRRVARYCQEGRLQRLHRELPFIADEIHLLFRGDAHRTRAFVITKDAIVAHGRALDSDYEEQA encoded by the coding sequence GTGGTATGGAAGACCGGGATGCTGGACCATCTCCGCTACTTTCAGGCGGTGGCACGGTGCGGAAGCCTTTCCGCCGCCGCGCGCGTCCTGCAGATCAGCCAGCCGGGACTGACGGCGGTGATCAAGCAGCTCGAAGAGAGCTTCGGGACGCGCCTCCTGGTCCGGCTGCGTACGGGCGTGTCGCTGACCACCACCGGCGACGAATTGCTGCGTTTCGCCAACGAATCGCTCGCGCGGCTCGACGAGGTCGAGCAGCGGATCAAGGGCCTCGAGTGCGACGATGTCGGCAACTTCGTGATCGGATGCCACGAATCGTTGGGCGCCTACTTCCTGCCGCAGTGGATGACGAGATTCCTCGAGGCCAACCCTCGCATCCAGCTGAGCCTTTCCAATGCCCCCTCGACCGTGGTGCGCGGCGGCACGGTCGAGCGCGCGGTGCACTTCGGCCTCGTGGTGAATCCCGAGCCCCATCCGGACCTGGTGCAGATGAAGCTCTTTCGCGACGCGGTGGATCTGTTCGTGCTCGCCGACGGCGCGCCGACACCCGACGATCTCGAGGCCGCGACGGAGCGTCTCCGCCGCGGACCGCTGGTCTTCGCCGGCCGCATTCTCCAGAGCCAGCAGATCATCGAAAAGCTGGCGGCGATGAATGCGCTCCCTTCCCGACTCTTGCCCTGCGGCGATCTCGAGTTGGTCAAGAGCTTCGCGCTCGCCGGCCTCGGGGTGGCGGTGCTGCCACGGCGCGTCGCCCGGTACTGCCAGGAAGGGCGGCTGCAGCGTCTTCATCGGGAGCTGCCGTTCATCGCGGATGAAATCCATCTCCTGTTCAGGGGAGACGCCCACCGGACGCGCGCGTTCGTGATCACCAAGGATGCGATCGTGGCCCACGGCCGCGCGCTGGACAGCGACTACGAAGAACAAGCCTGA
- a CDS encoding zf-HC2 domain-containing protein — translation MAGNRDIPVTETALQHTRLQELVAPFADGELTREEKRAVEEHLRSCGRCRCELALQRDLSRALAREPTPRASVGLRRRIEAIGERTAEVRERSFPWNRRWAAVAMAALASIAVAGTALRIRRGGASRPMTEIPVLRDALADCRRAMTRNFPRKADLAAVAEGLHFPIRTLRGPGVELFSTWKTTLAGSPAAGLAYRWRGMVVVQYAVPNELLRQQPDVGEALSHDGFYSSSEVGQGVVAVLKDGSGTLLIANAPPEELRRLIL, via the coding sequence ATGGCAGGCAACAGGGACATCCCGGTGACTGAAACTGCCCTCCAGCATACGCGGCTCCAGGAGCTGGTTGCGCCGTTCGCCGACGGCGAGTTGACCCGCGAGGAGAAGCGCGCAGTCGAGGAACACTTGCGCAGTTGCGGGCGCTGCCGGTGCGAGCTGGCCTTGCAACGGGATCTCTCCCGGGCGCTCGCGCGCGAGCCGACCCCGCGAGCCTCCGTCGGATTGCGCCGGCGCATCGAGGCGATCGGCGAGCGCACCGCTGAGGTGAGGGAACGCTCTTTCCCCTGGAACCGGCGCTGGGCAGCTGTCGCGATGGCTGCGCTGGCCTCGATTGCCGTCGCCGGAACGGCGCTCCGTATCCGCCGCGGCGGAGCCAGCAGACCGATGACGGAGATTCCCGTGCTCCGCGATGCTCTCGCCGACTGCCGGCGCGCGATGACACGTAACTTTCCCCGCAAGGCGGATCTCGCGGCCGTGGCGGAGGGCCTGCACTTTCCGATCCGCACTCTCCGTGGGCCGGGCGTCGAGCTCTTCAGCACCTGGAAGACGACCCTTGCCGGATCTCCCGCCGCCGGCCTTGCCTATCGCTGGCGGGGGATGGTCGTGGTTCAGTACGCGGTCCCGAACGAGCTCCTCCGGCAGCAGCCGGACGTCGGCGAGGCGCTGTCCCACGACGGCTTCTACTCCTCGTCGGAGGTGGGGCAAGGAGTCGTCGCCGTCCTGAAAGATGGCAGCGGCACGCTGCTGATTGCCAACGCGCCACCCGAGGAGCTGAGGCGGCTCATCCTGTGA
- a CDS encoding sigma-70 family RNA polymerase sigma factor, with product MPSWPVRTSILQPPGGHVKGEARRACFQSTTLPHLDRLVALASRRGDREEAEDDVQETYARAWIAFDQLRDTGAAFPWLCKILRMVANERRRTVARRQDLLFITELEAAHEEIVASDAPSPLEHLLARLEAGSLREALRSIPEDLAEAVALHDMHGLKYREIAEVTSVPMGTVMSRISRGRQLLAGLLRARDEEKPQRRLAMQGRGE from the coding sequence TTGCCCAGTTGGCCAGTTCGCACATCGATCCTCCAGCCCCCCGGAGGACACGTGAAGGGAGAAGCGAGGCGCGCATGCTTTCAGTCCACGACGCTGCCCCATCTCGATCGTCTCGTCGCCCTGGCGTCACGCCGGGGCGATCGGGAGGAAGCGGAGGATGACGTGCAGGAGACGTACGCGCGCGCCTGGATCGCATTCGACCAGCTCCGCGACACCGGCGCGGCTTTTCCCTGGCTTTGCAAGATCCTGAGGATGGTCGCGAACGAGCGGCGCCGGACCGTGGCGCGCCGGCAAGACCTGCTCTTCATCACCGAGCTGGAAGCGGCCCACGAGGAGATCGTCGCCAGCGATGCGCCGTCGCCGCTGGAACACCTGCTGGCTCGCCTGGAAGCAGGCAGCCTTCGCGAGGCGCTGCGGTCGATCCCTGAAGATCTCGCCGAGGCCGTCGCGCTTCATGACATGCATGGTTTGAAGTACCGGGAGATTGCCGAGGTCACCTCGGTGCCGATGGGCACGGTCATGAGCCGCATCAGCCGCGGCCGCCAACTGCTGGCGGGGCTGCTCAGAGCTCGCGACGAAGAGAAGCCTCAGCGGCGACTGGCGATGCAGGGTCGAGGGGAATAA
- a CDS encoding YceI family protein: MNTRNMLTGFFLVLAVLTEGAIALSSTKGNNSVTVLARGPAGLRIEGKGSEVSLEEDDSALTFKVPLAPIETGISLRDVHLHQMLEADKYPAATLRISRSQLTFPREREPVERTAEGGLTLHGQSRTVKVHYRAELGAGGVTMVRGSFQLDMRDFDIKVPSYLGVSVAPKVEVSVELALTGAGARPQHAEGGNEVR, from the coding sequence ATGAACACGCGCAACATGCTCACCGGATTCTTCCTCGTCCTCGCAGTGCTGACGGAAGGAGCAATCGCTCTCTCCTCCACCAAGGGGAACAACTCCGTCACCGTCCTCGCGCGCGGTCCCGCAGGACTCCGCATCGAGGGCAAAGGCTCCGAGGTCTCGCTCGAGGAGGACGATTCCGCACTGACGTTCAAGGTGCCGCTCGCACCGATCGAGACCGGCATCAGCCTGCGGGACGTGCACCTGCACCAGATGCTGGAGGCAGACAAATACCCGGCCGCGACTCTGCGGATATCGCGCTCCCAGCTGACGTTCCCCAGGGAGCGCGAACCCGTGGAGCGCACGGCGGAAGGCGGGCTGACGTTGCATGGGCAATCGCGGACGGTGAAGGTGCACTACCGCGCCGAGCTGGGCGCGGGCGGCGTCACCATGGTACGTGGCTCGTTCCAGCTCGACATGCGGGACTTCGACATCAAGGTGCCTTCGTATCTCGGCGTGTCGGTCGCGCCGAAAGTCGAGGTCAGCGTCGAGCTCGCGCTGACGGGGGCTGGAGCGCGTCCACAGCATGCGGAGGGCGGCAACGAAGTTCGCTGA
- a CDS encoding GFA family protein, which translates to MSVYKGKCFCGAVEISVEGDPVGAGYCHCASCRSWSAGPVNAFTLWKPDAVKVTKGQDAVGVFHKTGRSYRKWCRVCGGHLLTDHPEWSLVDVYAATIPDFPFKAGVHVNYAQGVLKMKDGLPKLKDFPRELGGTGEAVPE; encoded by the coding sequence GTGAGCGTGTACAAAGGCAAGTGTTTCTGTGGTGCCGTCGAGATCAGCGTCGAGGGCGACCCCGTGGGAGCGGGCTACTGCCACTGCGCGTCGTGCAGAAGCTGGTCGGCCGGCCCCGTCAACGCCTTCACTCTCTGGAAGCCCGACGCAGTGAAAGTCACCAAGGGCCAAGACGCCGTCGGGGTGTTCCACAAGACCGGGCGCAGTTACCGGAAGTGGTGCAGGGTCTGTGGCGGGCATCTCCTGACGGACCATCCGGAGTGGAGCCTGGTCGACGTCTACGCTGCGACCATCCCCGACTTTCCCTTCAAAGCTGGCGTCCACGTGAACTACGCACAGGGCGTCCTCAAGATGAAGGATGGCCTGCCCAAGCTGAAAGACTTCCCTCGGGAGCTCGGGGGCACAGGTGAAGCAGTACCCGAGTAG
- a CDS encoding acyltransferase, whose protein sequence is MIASLRHPMTVPAIGIRSSERLSSVRLCLAACWRSVHSSARLPGRGDPHVLAARRLELLRSNRLPSLDGLRALAALMVVVGHAGKVLQVGRHLPFGSGVIDVWGPVGVTVFFVLSGFLITRLLVQDRRESATIHLRAFYVRRAFRILPAYWVYMAAIAVMARGHLVLASPSGFTCSLTFTTDYLNPHSWVMNHSWSLSVEEQFYLVWPILLMAAGEKRARLVAQWLIVIAPLLRVFTFYATPGLRPSITAMFHLRADALMIGSWAALESLRPDSRVLAFLRRPGVALGGALYCLLLAAVVRRLQLVQVAFGYTIEAGAACSVLLWAVENPRTLAGRVLNWAPLVRLGVVSYSLYLWQQLWLSHEVVTAAWMVPLLICGAVLCAELSYRFVELPMLRFRQSCEPGVPVTAP, encoded by the coding sequence ATGATCGCCTCACTCCGCCATCCGATGACGGTGCCGGCAATCGGGATTCGATCATCGGAGAGACTATCGTCGGTCCGACTCTGCCTCGCGGCCTGTTGGCGATCCGTCCACTCGTCCGCACGTTTGCCAGGGAGGGGGGATCCACACGTGCTCGCCGCACGTCGTCTGGAGTTGCTTCGTTCGAATCGATTGCCGAGTCTCGATGGGCTGCGCGCCCTCGCAGCCTTGATGGTGGTCGTCGGTCACGCGGGAAAGGTCCTGCAAGTGGGACGGCACTTGCCCTTCGGGTCCGGTGTGATCGACGTCTGGGGCCCGGTGGGCGTCACCGTGTTCTTCGTCTTGAGCGGATTTCTCATCACGCGTCTGCTCGTGCAGGACCGCCGCGAAAGCGCGACGATCCACCTCCGCGCCTTCTATGTTCGACGCGCTTTCCGCATCCTGCCTGCCTACTGGGTCTACATGGCCGCAATTGCGGTCATGGCACGCGGGCACTTGGTGCTCGCGTCGCCGTCGGGCTTCACGTGCTCCCTCACGTTCACGACCGACTACCTGAACCCGCACTCGTGGGTGATGAATCACTCGTGGTCGCTGAGCGTCGAGGAGCAGTTCTACCTGGTGTGGCCGATCCTGCTGATGGCGGCCGGCGAAAAGCGTGCGCGCCTCGTGGCGCAGTGGCTCATCGTCATCGCGCCTCTTCTGCGAGTCTTCACCTTCTACGCGACGCCAGGGCTCCGCCCGAGCATCACCGCGATGTTTCACCTGCGTGCCGATGCGCTCATGATCGGAAGCTGGGCGGCGCTCGAGAGTCTGCGGCCCGATTCGCGGGTTCTCGCGTTCTTGCGGCGACCCGGTGTCGCCTTGGGCGGCGCGCTCTATTGCCTTCTCCTGGCGGCGGTGGTGCGCCGACTCCAGCTCGTCCAGGTGGCATTCGGCTACACCATTGAGGCTGGCGCCGCGTGCTCGGTGCTCCTCTGGGCGGTAGAAAATCCACGCACGCTCGCGGGCAGGGTGCTCAACTGGGCGCCCCTTGTTCGCCTGGGCGTCGTGTCTTACAGCCTCTATCTGTGGCAGCAGCTCTGGCTCTCACACGAGGTGGTGACTGCCGCTTGGATGGTGCCGCTGCTCATCTGCGGCGCAGTGCTCTGCGCGGAGCTCTCGTACCGGTTCGTGGAGTTGCCCATGCTGCGGTTTCGGCAGAGCTGCGAACCGGGCGTGCCGGTCACGGCTCCGTGA
- a CDS encoding YceI family protein: MKRIRLIVTLLVAFAGSALGEEPDQVLVTYEAALGERRISGASHSLHWSANQLAADRAQVHLRVPTASFESGHAGFDSLLRSALQSDRYPFIEVEGEVRGDWFEGTLTMHGVSRLLAVPIAIARAGTQFVARTSFAIDLDQFRIAVPSVGNHITVDFVARLSANPRAVIAGGALSSN; this comes from the coding sequence ATGAAGCGCATCCGTCTGATTGTCACGCTCCTGGTCGCTTTCGCCGGATCGGCACTTGGCGAAGAGCCGGACCAGGTTCTCGTCACCTACGAAGCGGCATTGGGGGAACGACGGATCTCCGGCGCGTCGCACTCATTGCATTGGAGCGCGAACCAACTCGCCGCCGATCGCGCGCAGGTACACCTGCGCGTGCCGACTGCTTCCTTCGAATCCGGCCACGCGGGGTTCGACTCGCTCCTGCGCTCTGCCTTGCAATCCGACCGCTATCCCTTCATCGAGGTGGAGGGCGAGGTGCGCGGCGATTGGTTCGAAGGAACGCTCACCATGCACGGCGTTTCCCGGCTGCTCGCCGTCCCCATCGCGATCGCGCGGGCCGGAACGCAGTTCGTCGCGCGTACCTCGTTCGCCATCGATCTCGATCAATTCAGAATTGCGGTCCCGTCGGTCGGGAACCACATCACGGTCGACTTCGTCGCGCGACTCTCGGCCAACCCGCGCGCCGTGATTGCGGGCGGCGCGCTCAGCTCGAACTGA
- a CDS encoding sigma-54-dependent Fis family transcriptional regulator, with product MARLLLVDDEPGMLFALKALTKQRRHEAVLARSAQEALAQLEGVDAVVTDYAMPEMDGVQLLQAIHERDESLPVILLTAHGSERIAVRAMKTGAYEYVTKPFDIEEMGLVIERALEARALRVQNRRLTAEKAIGRSIVGDSAAMRRLIDAVTRVAPRDITVLVRGETGTGKELVAALIHGESKRAKGPLVRFNCAAIPGELAEAELFGHTRGAFTGATQARRGFFAEADGGTLVLDEVGELPPPVQAKLLRALQEGEIQPVGAGRIEHVDVRVIACTNRDLAADARDGRFREDLYYRLAVVELRVPPLHEHREDIPALAMEFARRYAERFGVEGARLSPALLEVLRMAEWPGNVRQLENTVARLVALSSGGEIGPQTLSTMPPTPAAGAQANRSNEEMALWERLDAFEREQIEQALAATGGNQSEAARRLRISRSSFVDRLKKYGLSSS from the coding sequence TTGGCGCGCCTTCTCCTGGTTGACGACGAGCCGGGGATGCTGTTCGCCCTGAAGGCGCTGACGAAGCAGCGCCGGCACGAGGCGGTCCTGGCGCGCTCGGCGCAGGAGGCGCTGGCGCAGCTCGAGGGCGTGGATGCGGTGGTGACCGATTACGCCATGCCGGAGATGGATGGCGTGCAGCTCCTGCAGGCCATCCACGAGCGCGACGAGTCGCTGCCCGTGATCCTTCTCACCGCCCACGGCTCGGAGCGGATCGCGGTGCGCGCGATGAAGACGGGCGCCTACGAGTACGTCACCAAGCCGTTCGACATCGAGGAGATGGGGCTGGTCATCGAGCGAGCCCTGGAAGCTCGCGCGCTGCGCGTCCAGAACCGCAGGCTGACGGCGGAGAAGGCCATCGGCCGCAGCATCGTCGGCGACTCCGCGGCGATGCGCCGCTTGATCGACGCGGTCACGCGCGTGGCGCCGCGCGACATCACCGTGCTGGTGCGCGGAGAGACCGGGACGGGCAAGGAGCTGGTGGCCGCGCTCATCCACGGGGAGAGCAAGCGCGCGAAAGGACCGCTGGTGCGCTTCAACTGCGCGGCCATTCCGGGCGAGCTGGCCGAGGCCGAGCTCTTCGGACATACGCGCGGGGCCTTCACCGGCGCGACGCAAGCGCGCCGCGGCTTCTTTGCGGAGGCCGACGGGGGAACGCTGGTCCTCGACGAGGTCGGCGAGCTGCCGCCGCCGGTCCAGGCCAAGCTTCTTCGCGCGCTGCAGGAAGGAGAGATCCAGCCCGTCGGCGCGGGGCGCATCGAGCACGTCGACGTGCGCGTCATCGCCTGCACGAATCGCGATCTGGCGGCCGATGCGCGCGACGGCCGCTTCCGGGAGGATCTCTACTACCGGCTGGCCGTGGTGGAGCTCCGGGTGCCGCCGCTGCACGAGCATCGCGAGGACATTCCCGCCCTGGCGATGGAGTTCGCACGACGTTATGCCGAGCGATTCGGGGTGGAGGGCGCGCGCCTTTCGCCCGCGCTCCTCGAGGTCCTGCGCATGGCGGAGTGGCCGGGCAACGTGCGCCAGCTCGAGAACACCGTGGCGCGGCTCGTCGCGCTCAGCTCCGGAGGGGAGATCGGGCCGCAGACGCTGAGCACGATGCCCCCCACCCCGGCGGCTGGCGCTCAGGCGAACCGGTCAAATGAGGAGATGGCTCTCTGGGAGCGGCTCGACGCTTTCGAGCGCGAGCAGATCGAGCAGGCCCTGGCCGCGACCGGCGGAAATCAGTCGGAGGCTGCGCGGCGGCTCCGGATCAGCCGCAGCTCGTTCGTGGACCGGCTGAAGAAGTACGGTCTCAGTTCGAGCTGA